In Papaver somniferum cultivar HN1 chromosome 1, ASM357369v1, whole genome shotgun sequence, a genomic segment contains:
- the LOC113278493 gene encoding LRR receptor-like serine/threonine-protein kinase GSO1 — protein sequence MVKLSNLMCVFLVLVVGFSLGTVLGDTELNLSSSSTLEVLLEVKKSFSEDPLEEVLNDWSESNPNFCSWRGISCDSVDNSVKVVSLNLSGSSLTGSISPSLGYLINLIQLDLSSNQLTGSIPSNLSNLVSLESLLLFSNQLTGPIPTQLRTLKNLRVVRIGDNGFTGPIPGFFGDFQRLEILGLASCSLTGRIPPELGRLSRLQNLVLQQNQLVGPIPLQLGNCSNLIVFTAAVNNLTGAIPEEMGSLQNLQILNLANNSLTGELPVQLGGLSQLVYLNLMGNFLEGSIPTSLVNLGNLENLDLSVNKLSGGIPQEFGRFQKLVYMVMSNNKLTGKIPENICSNISTLEHLILSGNSLQGEIPVQIGECMSLKQLDLADNQLNGTLPIQLFELLNLTDLYLNNNTLIGTLPALIGNLNSVETLTLYHNNLHGEIPKEIGLLGKLQFFYLYENQFSGEIPLEIGNCSSLQMLDFFGNQFTGRIPVTIGRLKSLKLLHLRQNEFSGEIPSALGNCKELTILDLADNHFSGGIPKTLGFLQAMEQLMLYNNSLEGNIPDEFRSVANLTRVNLSNNRLNGSIDPLCVSSSYLSFDLTNNLFGEKIPPQLGNSASLERLRLGKNHFIGEIPAALGDITELSLLDLSSNALTGIIPPELSSCKKLTHIDLDNNLLHGSVPPWLGSLPDLGEIKLSSNRFSGPLPLEIFNLSSSLLVLSLDNNSFSGTLPPEIGNLSSLNVLNLERNQFHGQIPAKLSKLSKLYELRLSRNRFDGEIPAELGQLQDLQSVLDLSYNNLTGGIPPSIGILSKLEGLDLSHNELVGRIPSQIGGMSSLGRLDLSYNNLQGELDEELSHWPADVFTGNFKLCGRPLVTQCDTKDTEHGRSRLSTSSVVAITATLTLAGVVVLLLVGLILVSRRKHQYLRRADADGNYAYSSSSSVQRRLLFHNASTAREFRWEDIMEATHDLSDEYIIGSGGSGTIYKAELPSGEIVAVKKILRKDDLFMDRSFAREIRTLGRIRHRHLVKLMGCCSTSKGGGMAGSTLLIYEYMENGSLWDWLHRQPMTQESSTKKVGINLDWEIRLRIAVGLAQGVEYLHHDCVPKIIHRDIKSSNLLLDSDMEAHLGDFGLAKVVLDDQDSSSNTESQTWFAGSYGYIAPEYAYTLKAMEKSDVYSMGIVLMELVTGRMPTAGTFGVDIDMVRWVESHVEMSALTRDELVDPALKPLLPKEESGVFQLLDVALQCTRTVPAERPTARQVCDQLFHISNTSKMVDSEKKTVV from the exons ATGGTGAAACTGAGTAATTTGATGTGTGTCTTTCTGGTTTTGGTGGTGGGTTTCTCACTAGGAACCGTTTTGGGTGATACCGAGTTAAACTTgtcttcttcttcgacattggAAGTACTGTTAGAGGTGAAGAAATCTTTTAGTGAAGACCCTTTGGAAGAGGTGCTGAATGATTGGTCTGAGAGCAACCCAAATTTCTGTTCATGGAGAGGGATTTCATGTGACTCAGTTGATAACTCAGTAAAAGTGGTGAGTTTGAACTTATCCGGTTCATCACTCACTGGTTCAATATCTCCGTCACTTGGTTACTTGATAAATCTTATTCAGTTAGATCTTTCTTCTAATCAGCTCACTGGTTCAATCCCGTCGAACCTCTCTAATCTGGTTTCACTGGAATCTCTACTTCTTTTCTCGAATCAACTCACTGGTCCAATTCCAACTCAACTCAGAACCTTGAAAAACCTTCGTGTCGTTCGTATCGGCGACAACGGATTCACAGGTCCAATCCCAGGTTTCTTTGGTGATTTTCAGAGATTGGAGATCCTTGGTCTAGCATCATGTAGTTTGACGGGTCGTATCCCACCGGAACTCGGTAGACTCAGTCGGCTTCAAAACCTTGTTCTCCAACAAAATCAGCTCGTTGGTCCGATTCCATTGCAACTCGGTAACTGTTCAAACCTCATCGTCTTCACCGCAGCGGTTAATAACCTCACTGGCGCAATCCCTGAAGAAATGGGTTCCCTGCAAAACCTTCAAATTCTTAACCTAGCCAATAATTCTCTCACTGGTGAGTTGCCGGTTCAACTGGGCGGATTGAGTCAACTCGTTTATCTCAATCTCATGGGAAATTTTCTGGAAGGATCAATCCCAACATCCTTGGTGAACTTGGGTAATCTTGAAAACCTTGATTTGTCAGTAAATAAGTTGAGTGGTGGAATTCCTCAAGAATTTGGGAGATTTCAAAAGTTAGTTTATATGGTTATGTCTAATAACAAACTTACAGGTAAAATACCAGAAAACATTTGTTCAAATATATCAACTTTAGAACATTTGATTTTATCCGGTAATTCATTGCAAGGGGAAATTCCGGTGCAAATCGGCGAGTGCATGTCGTTGAAACAACTGGATTTAGCCGATAATCAGTTAAACGGTACGTTGCCGATTCAGTTATTCGAGTTACTTAATCTTACCGATTTGTACCTCAACAACAACACATTGATTGGTACACTTCCTGCATTGATCGGCAACCTCAACAGTGTTGAAACTTTAACTCTGTATCACAACAACTTACACGGCGAAATCCCGAAGGAAATCGGACTACTCGGGAAGCTTCAGTTTTTCTATCTATATGAGAACCAGTTTTCAGGTGAAATCCCACTTGAGATTGGTAACTGTTCGAGTTTGCAAATGCTAGACTTTTTCGGTAATCAGTTCACAGGTAGAATTCCGGTTACAATCGGAAGACTAAAGAGTTTGAAACTACTTCATCTCAGACAGAATGAATTTTCCGGGGAAATTCCGTCTGCGCTGGGTAATTGCAAGGAACTGACTATATTGGATTTGGCAGATAATCATTTCTCTGGTGGAATTCCAAAGACTCTGGGATTTTTGCAAGCAATGGAACAGTTGATGCTTTACAACAACTCACTTGAAGGTAACATTCCTGACGAATTCAGAAGCGTTGCAAATTTAACTAGAGTGAATTTATCTAATAATAGATTGAATGGTAGTATTGATCCTCTGTGCGTTTCGAGTTCTTATCTGTCGTTTGATCTTACAAACAATTTGTTTGGTGAAAAGATTCCTCCACAGTTGGGGAACTCGGCCTCTCTTGAGAGACTGAGATTGGGTAAGAATCATTTTATCGGTGAGATTCCGGCTGCATTAGGAGATATCACTGAACTATCACTTTTAGATCTTTCCAGTAATGCACTCACTGGAATTATACCACCTGAGCTCTCATCATGCAAGAAACTGACTCACATTGATCTCGACAACAACCTTCTTCATGGGTCAGTACCTCCTTGGCTAGGCAGCTTACCTGACTTGGGTGAGATCAAACTCTCTTCAAATAGATTTTCGGGGCCTCTTCCTCTGGAGATTTTCAATTTAAGCAGCAGTCTCTTAGTTCTGTCTCTTGACAACAATTCATTCAGCGGAACTCTTCCACCTGAAATCGGAAATCTTTCATCGCTGAATGTCCTTAATCTCGAGCGGAACCAGTTCCACGGTCAAATACCAGCAAAACTCAGCAAGTTAAGCAAGCTCTATGAACTTCGGCTCTCACGGAACAGGTTTGATGGGGAAATTCCAGCTGAACTAGGACAATTGCAGGACCTGCAGAGTGTTCTGGACCTCAGTTATAATAATCTCACTGGCGGAATCCCACCTTCTATTGGGATACTGTCGAAGCTCGAAGGTCTTGATCTTTCTCATAATGAGCTAGTTGGGAGAATTCCTTCACAGATTGGTGGGATGAGTAGTTTGGGCCGACTTGATCTTTCTTACAACAATCTTCAGGGTGAATTGGATGAAGAGCTTTCTCACTGGCCAGCTGATGTTTTTACTGGGAATTTCAAGCTTTGTGGAAGACCTCTGGTTACCCAATGCGACACTAAAGATACTGAACATGGCCGCTCTCGTCTGAGTACCTCATCGGTAGTAGCCATTACTGCTACCTTGACCTTGGCTGGCGTTGTTGTTCTACTTCTGGTGGGGCTTATACTAGTCTCCAGACGCAAACACCAGTACCTAAGAAGAGCGGATGCTGATGGCAACTATGCATATTCTTCTAGCTCTTCGGTGCAGCGAAGATTACTGTTCCATAATGCTTCGACTGCTCGTGAATTTAGATGGGAAGACATCATGGAAGCTACCCATGATCTTAGTGATGAATACATAATCGGGTCTGGTGGGTCTGGAACGATTTACAAGGCAGAGCTACCAAGTGGGGAAATAGTAGCAGTAAAGAAAATCTTGCGGAAGGATGACCTGTTTATGGATAGAAGTTTTGCAAGGGAAATTCGAACTCTGGGGAGGATAAGGCATAGGCATTTGGTGAAATTGATGGGGTGCTGTAGTACTAGCAAAGGCGGCGGAATGGCGGGTTCTACTCTGTTGATTTATGAGTATATGGAGAACGGAAGTCTATGGGATTGGTTACATCGACAACCTATGACGCAGGAGAGTTCCACCAAGAAAGTTGGGATAAACCTCGACTGGGAGATAAGGTTGAGAATAGCAGTGGGGTTGGCACAAGGTGTGGAGTACCTCCACCATGATTGCGTACCGAAAATCATTCATAGGGATATCAAGTCAAGTAATTTGTTACTCGATTCTGATATGGAAGCACATTTGGGCGATTTCGGTCTCGCCAAAGTAGTGCTTGACGATCAGGATTCTTCGAGCAATACCGAGTCCCAAACCTGGTTTGCTGGATCTTACGGCTACATAGCTCCAG aGTATGCATATACACTGAAAGCAATGGAGAAGAGCGATGTTTACAGTATGGGAATAGTATTAATGGAACTTGTGACCGGGAGAATGCCAACTGCTGGAACTTTTGGAGTTGATATAGACATGGTGAGATGGGTTGAATCCCATGTTGAAATGTCAGCGCTCACTCGAGATGAGTTGGTAGATCCGGCATTGAAACCGCTATTACCCAAGGAAGAATCTGGAGTTTTTCAACTGCTAGACGTTGCATTGCAGTGTACAAGAACTGTTCCAGCCGAAAGACCCACCGCTCGACAAGTCTGTGATCAGTTGTTCCACATATCTAATACTAGTAAGATGGTGGATTCTGAAAAGAAAACCGTTGTGTAA
- the LOC113289986 gene encoding uncharacterized protein LOC113289986 — protein sequence MHDCVSVRSKVSSYVSAIPSDCPFCHRDTETLSHLFIDYEITKRLWFALDSNIAGNIGNMNMHEWITSWFQPTGNHSENQVNLITFVGFAIWQIWNLRCNVVFNNAHVQVNNLVSQVNKDVNEWNTNSMRVLAGRNHAGQGRTVTPWSLPENGFQKLNFDAAFMKENMYMGIGLIAFNDAGNCRRAQSIHGIANDEEQAEALAALEAIKWAKAEAVQNLHLEGDCLNVVNAINGSLEFVKWTTNNVIQDCRNLLGSFTNWKCTFVHRESNEVANSLANSLAKIHWSIVFC from the coding sequence ATGCATGACTGTGTTTCTGTTAGAAGCAAGGTTTCTAGTTATGTATCTGCTATTCCTAGTGATTGTCCTTTCTGTCATAGGGATACTGAAACTCTAAGTCATCTTTTCATTGATTATGAGATTACCAAAAGATTGTGGTTTGCCTTAGACTCTAATATTGCAGGTAATATTGGTAACATGAATATGCATGAATGGATTACTAGTTGGTTTCAACCTACTGGTAATCATAGTGAGAATCAGGTGAACTTAATCACATTTGTTGGGTTTGCTATTTGGCAAATATGGAATCTCAGATGCAATGTTGTCTTTAACAATGCACATGTTCAAGTAAATAATTTGGTTAGTCAGGTTAACAAGGATGTCAACGAATGGAATACAAATTCCATGAGAGTACTAGCAGGTAGAAATCATGCAGGGCAGGGGAGAACTGTAACTCCATGGAGCTTACCAGAAAATGGTTTTCagaaattgaattttgatgctgCTTTtatgaaggaaaatatgtatatgGGAATTGGACTAATTGCTTTTAATGATGCAGGGAATTGCAGAAGGGCTCAATCAATTCATGGAATAGCGAATGATGAGGAGCAGGCTGAGGCCTTGGCGGCACTTgaagcaataaagtgggcaaagGCTGAGGCAGTGCAGAATCTGCATTTGGAGGGTGATTGCCTGAATGTAGTGAATGCCATCAATGGTAGTTTAGAATTTGTCAAGTGGACAACTAATAATGTAATCCAGGATTGCAGGAATTTGTTAGGAAGTTTTACAAATTGGAAATGCACATTTGTGCACAGGGAATCAAATGAAGTAGCTAACAGCTTAGCTAACAGCTTAGCCAAAATACACTGGTCGATTGTATTTTGTTAG